The Toxorhynchites rutilus septentrionalis strain SRP chromosome 3, ASM2978413v1, whole genome shotgun sequence genome includes a region encoding these proteins:
- the LOC129776408 gene encoding uncharacterized protein LOC129776408: MLLPDQTYEQANNYQDYLRSYDEFNRIIDLKEIDVKRLHRNIFDSDNPDEFVVLTNNEMKFCQTSRCGSSVPSAAGVSVPGSSGGSGKSPAKEDTDSAIWSTREQLKGKNDNGEIVTNVAGGGATGDRVGSRYTCERNGAGQRHRRLRRTNASSCSSLSCDEQTDVGSEGDEVPGSLGDSFDGRRGGEEQENDYDKTSDFFNNIPEFQGESLGPFSLHDKNDLNIRTNIDILRACELFLMRNRIRPDFFCKYKKVINASVSAPPSFPLSRSRTPVDSTTRKPKSVSPSMHRHPSSRVKNGGTPAKSSAAINALYSVPNRAGKRRRFIATSNTGK, from the exons ATGTTGCTGCCAGACCAAACGTACGAACAGGCCAACAACTATCAGGACTACTTACGATCATATGATGAATTCAACCGAATCATCGATCTAAAAGAAATCGATGTCAAACGGCTGCACCGTAACATTTTCGACAGCGACAACCCGGACGAGTTTGTGGTGCTGACGAATAATGAGATGAAATTTTGTCAGACCAGCCGATGTGGTAGCAGTGTTCCGAGCGCAGCCGGTGTCAGCGTTCCTGGTTCCAGCGGAGGCAGCGGAAAGAGTCCGGCGAAGGAGGATACCGACAGTGCGATTTGGAGTACCAGAGAACAATTGAAAGGCAAGAATGACAATGGCGAAATTGTAACGAATGTAGCTGGCGGGGGAGCGACAGGTGACAGGGTTGGCAGCAGATACACATGTGAGCGGAATGGCGCAGGACAACGGCATCGACGGTTGCGACGAACCAACGCTAGCAGCTGCAGTAGCCTCAGTTGTGATGAACAAACGGATGTTGGCAGTGAGGGGGACGAGGTTCCAGGGTCACTGGGAGATTCGTTCGATGGTCGGAGAGGCGGAGAGGAACAGGAAAACGATTACGACAAGACGTCCgactttttcaacaacattccGGAGTTTCAAGGTGAATCTCTTGGTCCGTTCAGTTTGCACGACAAGAATGATTTGAACATCCGAACCAACATCGATATCCTGCGTGCCTGTGAGTTGTTTTTGATGCGCAATCGGATTCGACCAGATTTTTTCTGCAAATACAAAAAAGTGATCAA TGCCTCCGTATCAGCACCTCCCTCGTTTCCACTGTCGCGCTCGAGAACTCCTGTTGACAGCACTACCCGTAAACCAAAAAGTGTTTCGCCCTCAATGCACAGACATCCGTCCTCCCGGGTGAAAAATGGAGGAACGCCAGCCAAATCCAGCGCGGCGATAAACGCACTCTACAGCGTGCCAAACCGGGCCGGAAAGCGAAGACGATTTATCGCCacctcaaatactggtaagtaG